The DNA sequence CGGGCGCCCACCGCAGGTCGATCCCGGCCCCCTCGGAGCCGCGTACCAACGCGATCAGCGCCTCGGTCAGCTCCCGGCCGACGCCCGCCGCGACCGCGCTGTCGAAGGCCTCCATGCCGCCGGTGGCCCGCTGGTAGTCCACTGCCTCGCGGGTGGCGTGCAGGGCGTGGCAGAGCCGCACGGCGACGGCGCGGCCGGAGGCGACGGGGACGTACGCGGTGAGGCTCCGGCCGTCGGCCCCGGGCCCGATCAGGGCGTCGTCCAGGGCCGCGCGTGCCTTCCGGCGGTGCCGGGCCCCGTGGTAGCCGGCCCGGCCGTGTGTTGCGAGGGCCCCGGCCATGAGGACCTGCCGGGCGGCCGAGCGCAGCTCCTCCGCCTCGGTCCAGCCCGCGGCGCCCGCGGCTCCGGCCGCCGACTCGGGGACCGCGCGCCACCAGTGGATCTCGTCGCTGGGAAGGGTGAGGGAGACCAGGATGTCGCGGGCGGAGGGGGCGGCGCTGTGGCCGAGGGCGAGAAGCGCCTCCTCGATGAGCTCCCCGCTGTCGGGAAGGGCCGCGCTCTCGGGCACCAGGAGGCTGGTCGTCCCCGCGGCGGATCCGGGCGGGGTCCAGCGGCCGTAGCGTCCCGGTGCTCCCCCGCGCCGCTGCCAGCCGTGCCGGCGCAGGAGGGCCCCGATGACCGCGGGGTCGGGCAGTGCCTCACCGGCCCCGGCGAGCGGCGGGGGCCCGGGGCGGGCGGTGGGGTGCGAGCGGGCGGCGGGCAGTCCCGCTCCGCCCGTGGGCTCGTCCATCGACCGGTGCATCAGGGTCTCCCTCCGGCCCCGACCCGGGCCATGATGTCGCAGAGTGCGCGGTCGTCGAAGATCCGCGAGGTCGGGATGCGCACAGTGGTCCGGTGCCGGCCCGTCACCGCGTGGCCGGCCAGGTTGGTCCAGTAGCAGCAGTGGCGCAGGTCGAGGCCCCCGGGCCCGGCACGCAGCCAGTCGTCCTGGCTGCGGGGCACGATCATCACGACGAGGATCCTGTGCACCGACACCGGGCTGCGGGCGAGCTTCACGAGGTGGGCGTTGTCGAGCGTGAAGGAGAACGCCCCGCCCGCCGGGTGCGGCGGTATCTGGTAGGTGCACTTGAGCTGCACCTTGATGGTCACCTCGTCGTCGACGGTGTGGGCCGGGGCGCCGTGGCTGACGTGCCAGTCGATGCCGTTGTCGGGGAAGGGCTGGGACAGGGAGCATCCCGCCGCCGCCGCGACGGCGTGCAGATAGCCCACCTGAAGGGTCTCCATGCAGGCGGTGGTGGCGAGGGAGCCGCGCAGCGGCGTGTCGAGCTGCTGCGGCAGCCGCGGCCCGAGGGCCTCGGCGCGGGCGGTTCCCCCGGGGTCGGGCTGCGCGAGCGCCATGGCTCCGTGTGCCTTCCGGGCGTGCCGATCGATGGCAGATGGTCTGCCGACGGGTGTCGTGGGGCTGGACGGATCGACGGACGCCGGAGGCAACTTCCCAGCGTCTCACCTGTGTTGTCACCGCATCGGACCGCCCGCAAACGGCGTATCAGGCAAACAGCCCGGGTATCACCGATATCGGGCAGAGGAATCACTCCATCTGCCGTGCGGGTGCGAGGAGTTCGGGGATGATGCACTGGTTCGAGGGGCCACTGGCCGCTTTTGACACGGAGACGACGGGCGTGGACGTCGAGCGGGACCGGATCGTTTCGGCCGCTCTCGTCGCGCAGGACACCGCGGGCGGTCGCGTCCGCGTCACGCGCTGGCTGGTCAATCCGGGTATCCCGGTCCCGACGGGCGCGACGGGGATCCACGGTCTGACGGATGACCACCTTCAGCGCAACGGGCGTTGGCCCGCCCCGGTGATGGACGAGATAGCCCGGGCACTGACGGAGAGCTGCGCGACCGGCCGGCCGCTGGTGGTGATGAACGCCCCCTTCGATCTGACGCTGCTGGACCGGGAGTTGAAGCGGCACCGGGCGTCGTCGCTGGCCGGCTATCTGGACGGGGTGCCGATGCGCGTCGTGGATCCGCGCGTGCTGGACAAGCACCTGGACCGCTACCGCAAGGGCCGCCGTACGCTCACGGATCTGTGCGCGAGTTACGAGGTGGTGCTCGACGGCGCCCATGACGCGGCGGCCGACGCGACGGCTTCGCTGGAGCTGGTGCGGGCGGTGTGCCGGCGCTTCTCGGACCGGCTGGAGCGGCTGTCGCCGTCCGAGCTGCACACCCTTCAGGCGACCTGGCACGCGGCCCAGGCGCGTGGCCTGGAGGCGTGGTTCGCGAAGAGCGGGACGCCGGAGAGGGTGGATCCGGCGTGGCCGCTGCGCCCGGAGCTGCCGACGGCGGCATGAGGGGTACGCGGGGCAGAACACGCGAGAGCCGGTCCGCGTGATGCTGGCGGACCGGCTCTCCCCGGTGGGCGATACTGGGTTCGAACCAGTGACCTCTTCGGTGTGAACGAAGCGCTCTCCCACTGAGCTAATCGCCCGGGAACGGGTTGAACCATACAGGGCTCCGCGGGCTTCGTTCAAACCGCTTCCGGGTGGGGCTCTACTCAGGGCGGCACGGCCGGGAAGTGAGTATCCGAGCGCATGTACGGGCCGGGTGGCCGGGGCCACACTCCCGTACATGGAACATGTGTCCCCGCCCGCCGAGGAACTGGCCCGCCTCGACCGAGAACTGGCCGAGCTGGACGCCCGCCGGGCCCAGCTGCTGACCCGGCGCGCCTGGCTGCTCGCCGCGCTGCGGCCGCCCGCGCCGACGGCCGCCCCGGGCTGGAACCCGTCGGCCTGGGGCGCGCCCGCGCCCGGCCGGCCCGGTGCTCCGGCGCAGCCGTGGGGCTATGTGCCGAAGCAGCCGTCCGCCCCGCGCAGCGCGCAGCACGTCCTGCTGACGCTGGGCGGTCTGCTGCTGGCGGTCGCGGCCGTCGCGTTCACGCTGGTGAGCTGGGGCTCCATGGGGATCGGCGGCCGGGCGGCCGTGCTGGCCGCGGCGACCCTGGGAGCGCTGGCCGCCCCGGCGGTGCTGCTGCGGCGGGGGCTGGCGGCCACCGCCGAGGCGCTGGCGGCCCTGGCGCTGGTCCTGACGCTGCTGGACGTCTACGCGGTCCACGCGGTGGCCGCGCCCGACACGGACGGGCTCGGCTTCACGGCCGTCGCGTCGGCGGTGCTCGCGGCGCTGTGGACGGCGTACGGGCTGGCGCTCGGCAAGCTGCGCATGCCGCTGCCGGTCGCGGTGGTGCTGGCCCAGTGGCCGCTGCTGTTCTGGGCGTGGGCCGCGGGCGCACCGGCGCTGGTGGTCGGGTGGGCGCTGCTGGCGACCGCGGTGCTGGACGGAGCGATCGCCCTGTGGGGCAAGGGCGCCGGGGTGCGGGTCACGGCGTGCGTCGGCGGATCGGCGATGGGGTTCTCGGCCCTGATGGTGGGCCTGGCGCTGTCCACGACGGCCTCGGGGCCGCTCGGCGCGGCGGCTCCGGGGGCGCTGCTGCTGGCGGCGGCCTCGGCGGCCCTGGCCGGGGCGTGGCGCGCGCCGAAGGGTTTCGCGCGGACGGGCGGTGCGGTGGCGGGCCTCGCGGCGGTGGCCGCGGTGGGCGGCGTCCCGGCCGCGGCGCTGTCGGACGGCTGGCGGGTGTTCGCGTATCTGCTGTGCGGTCTCGCCCTGACCGGGGTCGTACGGGCGGGGCTCCCGAGGGACGCGGCGCGCGGGGTGCTCGTGGCGTCGGGCGTGGTGGTGGCCGGCGCCCTGGTGTGGGCGCTGCGGCCGCTCGCGGTGGTGCTGCTGGGCCCGGGGACGCTGCTGCCGGACGTGTGGGCGGGGCCGCCGGAGGACTTCCGGTCGACGCTGGGGACGACGCTGCCGTGGTCGGGGTCGGCGGCGGCCCCGCCGGTGCTCGCTCTGGTGGCCGGGCTGCTGGGGGCGGTGCACCGGTGGTGGCCCTCGGTCGTACGGATCACGGCGCCGTTGACCGCCCGGGAGGAGACGCCGGAGCCGGACGCGGCGGCGGGTACGCCGGGCTCGGCCTGGACGGTGCCGCCGGGTGCCGGGATGCCCTGGTACACGGCGGGCGGCCGCGGCCGGCCTTCCGGGGCGGCCCTGCGCGGGGCCGCCGGTGCGGGGGCGGTGGCTCTCGGCTGGGGTGCGCTGCTGCTGGCCGGAGCCGTGCTGGACGTTCCCTACGCGGTCGCGGTGGCCGGGGAGACGGCCCTGGTGGCCGGGCTGCTCGCGCTGGCGGTCCGGGGGGCCGGGAGCGGCCGGTGGGCATCGGCGTTGCCGGTGACCGCTCTGGTGGCGGCGGTGTCGGGGGCGGTGAGCGTCGGGGTGCTGTCGCTGGCGTCCGAGGGGGCCGCCTACGCGGTGTTCGGCGCGCTGGCGGTGCTGTTCGCCGGGGCCGCGGTCCGGGCCGGGGGCGAGGTGCCGCGTGCGGTGTTCGCGGTCGCCGCGGTGGTCTGCGGCACCGTGCTCACGGGGTTCGCGGGCCGGTCCCTGGGCCTCGCCCCGCACGAGGCCGCGCCCCTGGTGCTTCTGGTGCCCGCGCTGACCGTGCTGCTCGGGGCACGGCTGCGGCGTGACCCGGTGGCGTTGCCGGTGGAGCTGACGGGCGCGGTGGGCGCGCTGGTCGCTGTGGGGCTGGCCGTGCCCGACGCGCCGTTCCTGGCCCTGGTGCTGGCGTTGTGCGGGGTGCTGGCGGCGGGGGCGGCGGTGCGGCCGGAGCGGCGGCCGGTGGCGGGCTACCTGGCGGCGGCGCTGTTCGTGCTGGCCACCTGGGTGCGGCTGGTGGCCTCGGAGGTGTCGGTCCCGGAGGCGTACACGCTGCCGGTGACCGTTCCCGCGCTGGTGGTCGGAGTGCTGCGGCGGCGCGGGGCCCCGGAGGTCTCGTCG is a window from the Streptomyces sp. MMBL 11-1 genome containing:
- a CDS encoding DUF4365 domain-containing protein; protein product: MALAQPDPGGTARAEALGPRLPQQLDTPLRGSLATTACMETLQVGYLHAVAAAAGCSLSQPFPDNGIDWHVSHGAPAHTVDDEVTIKVQLKCTYQIPPHPAGGAFSFTLDNAHLVKLARSPVSVHRILVVMIVPRSQDDWLRAGPGGLDLRHCCYWTNLAGHAVTGRHRTTVRIPTSRIFDDRALCDIMARVGAGGRP
- a CDS encoding 3'-5' exonuclease, with amino-acid sequence MMHWFEGPLAAFDTETTGVDVERDRIVSAALVAQDTAGGRVRVTRWLVNPGIPVPTGATGIHGLTDDHLQRNGRWPAPVMDEIARALTESCATGRPLVVMNAPFDLTLLDRELKRHRASSLAGYLDGVPMRVVDPRVLDKHLDRYRKGRRTLTDLCASYEVVLDGAHDAAADATASLELVRAVCRRFSDRLERLSPSELHTLQATWHAAQARGLEAWFAKSGTPERVDPAWPLRPELPTAA
- a CDS encoding SCO7613 C-terminal domain-containing membrane protein, with product MEHVSPPAEELARLDRELAELDARRAQLLTRRAWLLAALRPPAPTAAPGWNPSAWGAPAPGRPGAPAQPWGYVPKQPSAPRSAQHVLLTLGGLLLAVAAVAFTLVSWGSMGIGGRAAVLAAATLGALAAPAVLLRRGLAATAEALAALALVLTLLDVYAVHAVAAPDTDGLGFTAVASAVLAALWTAYGLALGKLRMPLPVAVVLAQWPLLFWAWAAGAPALVVGWALLATAVLDGAIALWGKGAGVRVTACVGGSAMGFSALMVGLALSTTASGPLGAAAPGALLLAAASAALAGAWRAPKGFARTGGAVAGLAAVAAVGGVPAAALSDGWRVFAYLLCGLALTGVVRAGLPRDAARGVLVASGVVVAGALVWALRPLAVVLLGPGTLLPDVWAGPPEDFRSTLGTTLPWSGSAAAPPVLALVAGLLGAVHRWWPSVVRITAPLTAREETPEPDAAAGTPGSAWTVPPGAGMPWYTAGGRGRPSGAALRGAAGAGAVALGWGALLLAGAVLDVPYAVAVAGETALVAGLLALAVRGAGSGRWASALPVTALVAAVSGAVSVGVLSLASEGAAYAVFGALAVLFAGAAVRAGGEVPRAVFAVAAVVCGTVLTGFAGRSLGLAPHEAAPLVLLVPALTVLLGARLRRDPVALPVELTGAVGALVAVGLAVPDAPFLALVLALCGVLAAGAAVRPERRPVAGYLAAALFVLATWVRLVASEVSVPEAYTLPVTVPALVVGVLRRRGAPEVSSWTAYGPGLAATLLPSLAVAWTDTDWLRPLLLGVAALVITLLGARHRLQALLLLGGAVLALDGLHELAPYVVQVAGALPRWLPPALAGLLLLVVGATYEQRLRDARRLKDTLGRMR